A portion of the Nitratidesulfovibrio termitidis HI1 genome contains these proteins:
- a CDS encoding potassium channel family protein yields the protein MRQHPLITLYHRLRTRLGAWGPLVISQCTMLLVFASAIWAYAHIEGWSLWDSFYMVVITLSTVGFQEVHPLSPPGRVLTTVLILTGVGNFAFILGAFSQLLVDGKLYKVLGRRRVLKTISSLRGHCVICGYGRIGSVVARELMQEGVPIVVVENDPVAVERLENDGIVHLAGDATSDDVLNACNIGHARALIAALSLDSANVYVVLSARQLNPDMAIIARAGDASHIGKLQLAGADRVFLPHHLGGLRMAQSILRPTVTTFMELAHSKTDLNIQMEELTVGDASELSGKTLMASGIRQRFNLIVIGVKKPDGRMLFNPESTYELNPGDTLVTVGRPENFRQLQEIL from the coding sequence ATGCGGCAACACCCGCTGATCACCCTGTACCATCGGCTGCGCACCCGTCTTGGCGCATGGGGGCCACTGGTCATCAGCCAGTGCACCATGCTGCTGGTGTTCGCCTCGGCAATCTGGGCCTATGCGCACATCGAGGGCTGGTCCCTGTGGGACAGCTTCTACATGGTGGTCATCACCCTTTCCACGGTGGGCTTTCAGGAGGTGCACCCCCTGTCGCCACCGGGCCGGGTGCTGACCACGGTGCTGATTCTGACGGGTGTCGGCAACTTCGCCTTCATCCTCGGCGCGTTCTCGCAACTGCTGGTGGATGGCAAGCTTTACAAAGTGCTCGGGAGGCGCAGGGTGCTGAAGACCATATCCTCGCTGCGCGGCCACTGCGTCATTTGCGGCTATGGCCGCATCGGCTCTGTGGTGGCGCGTGAACTGATGCAGGAAGGCGTGCCCATCGTGGTGGTGGAAAACGACCCGGTTGCCGTGGAACGGCTGGAAAACGACGGCATAGTGCACCTTGCGGGCGACGCCACCAGCGACGACGTGCTGAACGCCTGCAACATCGGGCACGCCCGGGCGCTTATCGCCGCGCTGTCGCTGGATTCCGCCAACGTGTACGTGGTGCTCAGTGCGCGCCAGTTGAACCCGGACATGGCCATCATCGCCCGCGCGGGCGATGCCTCGCACATCGGAAAGTTGCAACTGGCGGGCGCGGACCGGGTGTTCCTGCCGCATCACCTTGGCGGACTGCGCATGGCCCAGTCCATTTTGCGGCCCACGGTGACCACGTTCATGGAGCTGGCCCACTCCAAGACCGACCTGAACATCCAGATGGAAGAGCTGACCGTGGGCGACGCCTCTGAACTGTCGGGCAAGACGCTGATGGCGTCGGGCATCCGGCAGCGGTTCAACCTGATCGTCATCGGGGTGAAGAAGCCCGACGGACGCATGCTGTTCAACCCGGAATCGACCTACGAACTGAACCCCGGCGACACCCTGGTTACCGTGGGCAGGCCGGAGAACTTCCGGCAGTTGCAGGAGATTCTGTGA
- the uvrB gene encoding excinuclease ABC subunit UvrB, producing the protein MTQSPFILRTEYEPRGDQPEAIGQIVSNIEAGVTDQVLLGVTGSGKTFTMAQVIARCGRPALVLAPNKTLAAQLYNEFRQLFPENAVEYFVSYYDYYQPEAYVPSSDTYIEKDSSINDNIDKLRHAATHALLTRRDVVIVASVSCIYGLGSPEYYAKLVIPVETGQRLSMDALITRLVEVQYERNDYDFHRGTFRVRGDVLEIIPAYHHERALRIEFFGDDIDAINEIDPLTGQVLASVGKTVIYPASHYVSDRDNLVRAISDIRDELGERLRELKGGNRLVEAQRLEQRTMLDLEMMEEMGYCNGVENYSRHLDGRKAGDPPSCLLDYFPDDFLLFVDESHITVSQVGAMYKGDRSRKSTLVDYGFRLPSALDNRPLEFHEFLARLNQAIYVSATPGKWELDRSQGIVAEQIIRPTGLVDPITEVRPTKGQVDDLLGECRLRAARDERVLVTTLTKRMAEDLTEYFNEMGVAARYLHSDIDTMERMAIIQALRRKEFDVLVGINLLREGLDIPEVSLVSILDADKEGFLRSTGSLIQTFGRAARNAEGRVLMYADVVTRSMQAAMDETARRRERQTGYNEAHHIVPATIRKAVETPFDAIYAEAAEAKGRKGKGRKGAAQAAETFAPWSSDPHELAKQIQQLERDMREAAKELEFERAAELRDRIRLLREHLLGATGAG; encoded by the coding sequence ATGACCCAATCCCCGTTCATCCTGCGCACCGAGTACGAACCGCGCGGCGACCAGCCCGAGGCCATTGGCCAGATCGTCTCCAACATCGAGGCGGGCGTGACCGACCAGGTGCTGCTGGGCGTCACCGGTTCCGGCAAGACCTTCACCATGGCCCAGGTCATTGCCCGCTGCGGCAGGCCCGCCCTGGTGCTGGCCCCCAACAAGACCCTGGCCGCCCAGCTGTATAACGAATTCCGCCAGCTGTTCCCGGAGAACGCGGTGGAATATTTCGTCAGCTATTACGACTACTACCAGCCGGAAGCCTACGTGCCGTCGTCGGACACCTACATAGAGAAGGATTCGTCCATCAACGACAACATCGACAAGCTGCGCCACGCGGCCACCCACGCGCTGCTCACCCGGCGCGACGTGGTCATCGTGGCCTCGGTGTCGTGCATTTACGGCCTGGGTTCGCCGGAATACTACGCCAAGCTGGTCATCCCCGTGGAGACCGGGCAGCGGCTTTCCATGGACGCGCTGATCACCCGGCTGGTGGAGGTGCAGTACGAGCGCAACGACTACGACTTCCATCGCGGCACCTTTCGGGTGCGCGGCGACGTGCTGGAAATCATTCCCGCCTATCATCACGAGCGGGCGCTGCGCATCGAATTTTTTGGCGACGACATCGACGCCATCAACGAGATCGACCCGCTCACTGGGCAGGTGCTTGCATCCGTGGGCAAGACGGTCATCTACCCCGCCAGCCACTACGTGTCCGACCGCGACAACCTGGTGCGCGCCATTTCCGACATCCGCGACGAACTGGGCGAACGCCTGCGCGAACTGAAGGGCGGCAACCGGCTGGTGGAAGCGCAGCGGCTGGAACAGCGCACCATGCTCGACCTCGAGATGATGGAAGAGATGGGCTACTGCAACGGGGTGGAAAACTATTCGCGCCATCTGGATGGCCGCAAGGCGGGCGATCCGCCCTCGTGCCTGCTGGACTACTTTCCCGACGATTTCCTGCTGTTCGTGGACGAATCGCACATCACGGTTTCGCAGGTGGGGGCCATGTACAAGGGCGACCGGTCGCGCAAGTCCACCCTTGTCGATTACGGGTTCCGGCTGCCCTCTGCGTTGGATAACAGGCCGCTGGAATTTCACGAATTCCTGGCCCGGCTGAACCAGGCCATCTATGTGTCCGCCACGCCGGGCAAGTGGGAACTGGACCGTTCGCAGGGCATCGTGGCCGAGCAGATCATCCGGCCCACCGGCCTTGTGGACCCCATCACGGAAGTGCGCCCGACAAAGGGACAAGTCGATGATCTTTTGGGCGAATGCCGCCTGCGCGCCGCGCGCGACGAGCGGGTGCTGGTGACCACCCTGACCAAGCGCATGGCCGAAGACCTGACCGAATACTTCAACGAGATGGGCGTGGCCGCCCGCTACCTGCATTCCGACATCGACACCATGGAGCGCATGGCCATCATCCAGGCGTTGCGGCGCAAGGAATTCGACGTGCTGGTGGGCATCAACCTGCTGCGTGAAGGTCTTGATATTCCGGAGGTTTCTCTGGTATCCATACTGGATGCGGACAAGGAGGGCTTTCTGCGCTCCACGGGTTCGCTCATCCAGACCTTTGGCCGCGCCGCGCGCAACGCTGAAGGCCGGGTGCTGATGTACGCGGACGTGGTGACCCGCTCCATGCAGGCCGCCATGGACGAAACGGCGCGGCGGCGCGAACGGCAGACCGGCTACAACGAGGCGCACCACATCGTGCCCGCCACCATCCGCAAGGCGGTGGAAACCCCGTTCGACGCCATCTACGCCGAAGCCGCCGAAGCCAAGGGCCGCAAGGGCAAGGGGCGCAAGGGCGCGGCGCAGGCGGCGGAAACCTTTGCGCCTTGGTCCAGCGACCCGCACGAACTGGCCAAGCAGATCCAGCAGCTTGAGCGCGACATGCGCGAGGCCGCCAAGGAACTGGAATTCGAGCGGGCGGCGGAACTGCGCGACCGCATCCGGCTGCTGCGTGAACACCTGCTGGGGGCCACGGGGGCCGGCTAG
- the aat gene encoding leucyl/phenylalanyl-tRNA--protein transferase: protein MTGDGSDFPDPAAAPPEGLLAVGGDLSPARLVAAYLRGIYPWYDRGTPILWWSPDPRCALLPDELHVARSLARCIRSNTFEVTFDKAFAPVIRRCAGTPRQGQRGTWLVPAMINAYEALHRLGIAHSAEAWQDGRLVGGLYGVALGGVFYGESMFRLTPDASKVAFTWLASWLSQAGCTLIDCQQTTPHMVRFGARELPRPEFLARLADGVRGGLRLADGSEARCPDISALPVRTLTPGPDAPWMGAQQTGVDASSDQRPARHWRVPAGFRPL from the coding sequence ATGACCGGGGATGGTTCCGATTTCCCCGATCCGGCTGCCGCACCGCCAGAGGGGCTGCTGGCCGTGGGGGGCGATCTTTCGCCCGCCCGGCTGGTGGCTGCCTACCTGCGCGGCATCTATCCCTGGTACGACCGGGGCACGCCCATCCTGTGGTGGTCGCCCGATCCGCGTTGTGCGCTGCTGCCGGACGAACTGCACGTGGCGCGCAGTCTGGCGCGGTGCATCCGTTCGAACACCTTCGAGGTTACCTTCGACAAGGCCTTTGCCCCGGTCATCCGGCGCTGCGCGGGCACGCCCCGGCAGGGGCAGCGCGGCACATGGCTGGTGCCCGCCATGATCAACGCCTATGAGGCGCTGCATCGTCTGGGCATCGCCCATTCGGCGGAGGCATGGCAGGACGGCAGGCTGGTGGGCGGGCTGTACGGCGTGGCCCTGGGCGGGGTGTTCTACGGCGAATCCATGTTCCGCCTGACGCCCGATGCCTCCAAGGTGGCCTTCACCTGGCTGGCGTCATGGCTGAGCCAGGCGGGCTGCACCCTCATCGACTGTCAGCAGACCACGCCGCACATGGTGCGCTTTGGCGCGCGCGAACTGCCGCGCCCGGAATTTCTGGCCCGGCTGGCGGACGGGGTGCGCGGCGGGCTGCGCCTTGCCGACGGCAGCGAGGCCCGCTGCCCGGATATTTCAGCGTTGCCGGTGCGGACATTGACGCCGGGGCCGGACGCCCCGTGGATGGGCGCGCAGCAGACAGGAGTGGACGCCAGTTCCGATCAAAGACCGGCCAGGCACTGGCGTGTCCCGGCCGGTTTCAGGCCTCTGTAG
- the clpA gene encoding ATP-dependent Clp protease ATP-binding subunit ClpA gives MIGRRLEAALTAAVNDVRTRNHEFLTLEHLLYAITGEDAGKSILESVGVDVKALRLRLETFFATHLEPLPADTPTEVVQTLGVQRVLQRAIRHMQSAGKAAVEIGDVLAAIFEEDDAYATYFLKSQGVTRLDVLQHISHGMPEGGEGDGPGDAEGEEGAPDSPRTDALEKFTVDLTARARDGRIDPLIGRAGELERTIQVLARRRKNNPLYVGDPGVGKTAIAEGLALRVAGGDVPEEFRDVRIFALDMGALLAGTKYRGDFEQRLKGVITDLGKVPGAILFIDEIHTIVGAGSTSGGSMDASNILKPVLADGSIRCIGSTTYEEYRNHFEKDRALSRRFQKIDVQEPSQDECVDILKGLRPYYEDHHKVRYTLPALRAAVELSARYITERLLPDKAIDVLDEAGAAARLRRGARAASASDASIGVKDVEKVVARMAQIPSRTVSSSDRDRLRTLDEDLRNVVFGQDAAVGILSRAILRARAGLGREDRPTGSFLFYGPTGVGKTELARRLAEVMGIGFVRYDMSEYMEKHSVSRLIGAPPGYVGFDQGGLLTEAIRKQPYTVLLLDEIEKAHPDIFNILLQVMDYATLTDNTGRKADFRNVVLIMTSNAGVREMSAPSIGFGATAQEDVAGKGRKAVENMFSPEFRNRLDAMIPFAGLTTPVMERIVDKFVLELGAGLKDRRVRLELTPAARARLAEKGFEPAFGARPLRRVIRTALEDELAREVLFGKLRKGGTAIVDVAAPEAAAAPAKPARKGKGKSAAKGSPSADVAANVAADGAVATPTTAAQTSSVQTGPPDAQGIAGLGLVFRYEPLGGDEAATGK, from the coding sequence ATGATCGGAAGACGCCTTGAAGCAGCGCTTACCGCCGCCGTCAACGACGTGCGGACGCGCAACCACGAATTCCTGACGCTGGAGCATCTGCTCTACGCCATCACCGGCGAGGACGCGGGCAAGTCCATCCTCGAATCCGTCGGGGTGGACGTGAAGGCCCTGCGCCTGCGCCTGGAAACCTTTTTCGCCACCCATCTGGAACCGCTGCCCGCCGACACCCCTACAGAGGTCGTCCAGACCCTGGGCGTGCAGCGCGTGCTGCAGCGGGCCATCCGCCACATGCAGTCGGCGGGCAAGGCCGCCGTGGAAATCGGCGACGTGCTGGCCGCCATCTTCGAAGAAGACGACGCCTACGCCACCTATTTCCTGAAATCGCAGGGGGTGACCCGGCTGGACGTGCTGCAGCACATTTCGCACGGCATGCCCGAGGGCGGCGAGGGGGACGGCCCCGGCGACGCCGAGGGCGAGGAGGGCGCGCCCGATTCGCCGCGCACCGACGCGCTGGAAAAATTCACCGTGGACCTTACCGCCCGTGCCCGCGATGGCCGCATCGACCCGCTTATCGGTAGGGCCGGGGAACTGGAACGGACCATTCAGGTGCTGGCCCGGCGGCGCAAGAACAACCCGCTGTACGTGGGCGACCCCGGCGTGGGCAAGACCGCCATCGCCGAAGGGCTGGCCCTGCGCGTGGCGGGCGGCGACGTGCCCGAGGAATTCCGCGACGTGCGCATCTTCGCCCTGGACATGGGCGCGCTGCTGGCGGGCACCAAGTACCGTGGCGACTTCGAGCAGCGGTTGAAGGGCGTCATCACCGACCTCGGCAAGGTGCCGGGGGCCATCCTGTTCATCGACGAAATCCACACCATCGTGGGTGCCGGTTCCACCAGCGGCGGCTCCATGGATGCCTCCAACATCCTCAAGCCCGTGCTGGCCGACGGCAGCATCCGCTGCATCGGGTCCACCACTTACGAGGAATACCGCAACCATTTCGAGAAGGACCGCGCCCTGTCGCGCCGGTTCCAGAAGATCGACGTGCAGGAACCCTCGCAGGACGAATGCGTGGACATCCTGAAGGGGTTGCGCCCCTACTACGAGGACCACCACAAGGTGCGCTACACCCTGCCCGCCCTGCGCGCGGCGGTGGAGCTTTCCGCCCGGTACATTACCGAGCGGCTGCTGCCGGACAAGGCCATCGACGTGCTGGACGAGGCGGGCGCGGCGGCCCGGCTGCGGCGCGGGGCCCGCGCGGCGTCGGCATCCGATGCATCCATCGGCGTGAAGGACGTGGAAAAGGTGGTGGCGCGCATGGCGCAGATACCGTCGCGCACGGTGTCGTCCAGCGACCGCGACCGCCTGCGCACCCTTGATGAAGACCTGCGCAACGTGGTGTTCGGACAGGACGCGGCCGTGGGCATCCTGTCGCGAGCCATCCTGCGCGCGCGGGCGGGGCTTGGCCGCGAGGACCGGCCCACCGGCAGCTTCCTGTTCTACGGCCCCACCGGGGTGGGCAAGACCGAACTGGCCCGCCGCCTGGCAGAGGTCATGGGCATCGGCTTCGTGCGCTACGACATGAGCGAGTACATGGAGAAGCATTCCGTGTCGCGGCTTATCGGCGCGCCCCCCGGCTACGTGGGCTTCGACCAGGGCGGCCTGCTGACCGAGGCCATCCGCAAGCAGCCGTACACCGTGCTGCTGCTGGACGAAATCGAAAAGGCCCATCCGGATATCTTCAACATCCTGCTGCAGGTCATGGACTACGCCACGCTCACCGACAACACCGGGCGCAAGGCGGACTTCCGCAACGTGGTGCTGATCATGACCTCCAACGCGGGCGTGCGCGAAATGAGCGCGCCGTCCATCGGATTCGGGGCCACCGCGCAGGAAGACGTGGCGGGCAAGGGGCGCAAGGCCGTGGAGAACATGTTCAGCCCGGAATTCCGCAACCGGCTGGACGCCATGATCCCCTTTGCCGGGCTGACCACCCCGGTCATGGAGCGCATCGTGGACAAGTTCGTGCTGGAACTGGGAGCCGGGCTGAAGGACCGCCGCGTGCGTCTGGAACTGACCCCGGCGGCCCGCGCGCGCCTGGCCGAAAAGGGCTTTGAGCCTGCCTTCGGGGCGCGCCCGCTGCGCCGGGTGATCCGCACCGCGCTGGAAGACGAACTGGCCCGCGAGGTCTTGTTCGGCAAGCTGCGCAAGGGCGGCACCGCCATCGTGGACGTGGCCGCGCCGGAAGCGGCAGCCGCGCCCGCCAAGCCCGCCCGCAAGGGGAAGGGCAAGAGCGCGGCGAAGGGTTCGCCGTCTGCTGACGTGGCCGCGAATGTGGCCGCTGACGGGGCCGTGGCTACGCCGACAACTGCCGCCCAGACAAGCTCCGTTCAGACCGGGCCGCCCGACGCGCAGGGGATTGCCGGGCTGGGGCTGGTGTTCCGTTACGAGCCGCTTGGCGGCGACGAAGCCGCCACCGGAAAATGA
- a CDS encoding ATP-dependent Clp protease adaptor ClpS codes for MPDGGRDTEILIEDEVREPRMFRVLLHNDDYTTMEFVVSILVEVFRRTPDEATRIMLAVHEKGVGECGVYTAEVAETKVALVHARARREGYPLRCTLEEV; via the coding sequence TTGCCCGATGGCGGCAGGGACACCGAGATCCTCATCGAGGACGAGGTGCGCGAGCCCCGGATGTTCCGGGTGCTGCTGCACAACGACGACTACACGACCATGGAGTTCGTGGTGTCGATCCTGGTCGAGGTGTTTCGCAGAACACCCGACGAGGCGACGCGCATCATGCTGGCCGTCCACGAGAAGGGCGTCGGCGAATGCGGCGTGTACACGGCAGAGGTGGCCGAAACCAAGGTCGCCCTCGTGCATGCCCGCGCCCGGCGCGAAGGCTATCCACTGCGCTGCACCCTCGAAGAGGTATGA
- a CDS encoding class IV adenylate cyclase produces MALEIEIKFPEADLAALRGALQALGAIGGSPYLECNRVYDTPGRELRAANTLLRLRTKTGPDLHAAVLTMKKPPDAAHASIPADVKVWDEVQTGVADADAMHQVLTGLGYGVAFGYDKVREVWRMAGVHVCLDTMPFGPVAELEGDREAILAVADRLGLDRARASTATYHDLNRQWRASQGLPPSEDFTFDATGLAAARRVVFGNGGGGAGTFGAE; encoded by the coding sequence ATGGCACTGGAAATCGAAATCAAGTTCCCCGAGGCGGACCTTGCCGCGCTTCGCGGCGCATTGCAAGCGCTGGGGGCCATCGGCGGTTCGCCATATCTGGAATGCAATCGGGTGTACGACACGCCGGGGCGCGAACTGCGCGCGGCAAATACCTTGCTGCGCCTGCGCACCAAGACCGGACCGGACCTGCACGCCGCGGTGCTGACCATGAAAAAGCCGCCGGACGCAGCGCATGCCTCCATCCCCGCCGACGTGAAGGTGTGGGACGAGGTGCAGACCGGCGTGGCCGATGCGGACGCCATGCACCAGGTGCTGACGGGCCTGGGGTACGGCGTGGCCTTCGGCTACGACAAGGTGCGCGAGGTGTGGCGCATGGCCGGGGTGCACGTCTGCCTCGACACCATGCCCTTTGGCCCCGTGGCGGAACTGGAGGGCGACCGCGAGGCCATTCTGGCAGTGGCCGACAGGCTTGGCCTTGACAGGGCGCGCGCATCCACCGCAACGTATCACGATCTGAACCGCCAGTGGCGGGCGTCGCAAGGGCTGCCCCCGTCAGAGGATTTCACGTTCGACGCGACAGGGCTTGCCGCCGCGCGCCGGGTGGTTTTCGGCAACGGCGGGGGCGGGGCAGGCACCTTTGGCGCGGAGTGA
- the crcB gene encoding fluoride efflux transporter CrcB — MQKIVLLGLAGALGSLSRYGLAGLVQRAAPGSFPLGTFVVNILGCLLFGFVWGFCEQRISLPPDVRTIVLTGFMGAFTTFSTFTFESLGLLEAGQWGAFALYAGGQLLLGLALVWLGLGAGRLV, encoded by the coding sequence GTGCAGAAGATCGTCTTGCTGGGCCTTGCGGGCGCCCTGGGCAGCCTGAGCCGTTACGGCCTGGCCGGGCTTGTGCAGCGGGCCGCGCCCGGTTCCTTTCCGCTCGGCACCTTCGTTGTGAACATCCTGGGCTGCCTGCTGTTCGGGTTTGTCTGGGGATTCTGCGAGCAGCGCATCTCCCTGCCTCCGGACGTGCGCACCATCGTGCTGACCGGCTTCATGGGGGCGTTCACCACCTTTTCCACCTTTACCTTCGAAAGTCTGGGCCTTCTGGAGGCCGGGCAGTGGGGGGCCTTTGCCCTGTACGCGGGCGGCCAGCTGCTGCTGGGCCTGGCCCTGGTGTGGCTGGGCCTTGGCGCCGGACGGCTGGTGTAG
- a CDS encoding DUF190 domain-containing protein — MRIISGDALRLRIYTGERDTHKGRALHDVILESARREGLAGGTVFRGLAGFGANSVVHTARVLRLSEDLPIVIEIIDDAPKIEAFLPRVEELLSEGLVTVDPVRVLLYRHGPGKETRRDKQTGQTGQTGQAGQGNDSRGSGRQGI, encoded by the coding sequence ATGCGCATCATTTCTGGCGACGCCCTGCGTCTGCGCATCTACACCGGCGAACGCGACACCCACAAGGGCCGCGCCCTGCACGACGTCATTCTGGAATCGGCCCGGCGCGAAGGACTGGCGGGCGGCACGGTATTCCGTGGGCTGGCGGGCTTTGGCGCCAACAGCGTGGTGCACACCGCGCGGGTGCTGCGCCTGTCCGAAGACCTGCCCATCGTGATCGAAATCATCGATGACGCCCCCAAGATAGAGGCATTCCTGCCCCGCGTCGAGGAACTGCTGTCCGAGGGCCTGGTTACCGTGGACCCGGTGCGAGTGCTGCTGTACCGCCACGGCCCCGGCAAGGAAACGCGCCGGGACAAACAGACAGGGCAGACAGGGCAGACAGGTCAGGCGGGACAGGGCAACGACAGCCGGGGCAGCGGCAGGCAGGGCATCTAG